TGTGCCCGCCCACCACGAAGAGGCAGTGCTTCAGCTCAGCCGAGCCGTGCCCGAACCTGGCGATGAGCATCGGGGCCGCCTTGCACCATTCCTCGTGCAGGGTGTCATACACCCAGACGTCTTTCGACACGCCGTTTTCGGAGCCTCTCCCTCCGGTGACGTAGACCTTGCAGCCAATGGCGCAGGCACTGAACTCCTTGCGAGGGCTGGGGATATCGGCTTTGGGGATGATCTCTTTGGCTTTCTGGTCCACGAGGTACAACTTGTCACACATGAAGGTCTGACCTCCGAGCAGGAAGAGGGCGTGGCTGGTCTTCCGGGGCCGGGCGCACAAACTCGTGACGACGCCGTCGTTCTGCAGGATCTTCAGCTTGCACCGTATTGCCTCGTCCACCAGCTCCTTGCTCTTGACCTGTCTGTTGATGAGCTCCTCTGTGGACACGTTCTCCATGAGAAAGACGGCAGGCAGGAGGGCGAGTCTGACAGTGCGCAGGAGCTCAGGGAGATGGCAGTGTCTCCGCTCCAGGTCAAAGTTGACCCAGTTGAGGGCCGACTCGTAAACAAGCCGCTCGTCCTCCGTCTCCAGCTCCTCGTGAGAGAGCAGCTGTACCAGTATGTCTTTGGGCAGCTGGAGGAAGTCCTCTGTCTTGCATATGGTTGGGAAGTTACTGAGGCACATGCCCCAGGAGAGCTCGGACAGCTTGGCGCACTGGTGAGCGTCGGAGAGCAGAAGCATGCCCAAGCAGTTGGTGGGGTGCAGGTTCTTTTCCAGGAACTCGGCGCAGGCGTCTCGGATGTCCTGGAACTCCAGCATGTCTCCAGCCTCCAGCAACGACTCTGCGTTCTCCTCATTGATGATCACCCGTGACGAGTAGGCGTAATCCAGCAGGAGCTCCAGCACCTCGGGGTGAATGGAGTCGTGGAAGTTGACCTCTCTGGCCTGGCTCTCACGCAGGCCACCACTGAACATCGCCTCAAAGTAGCGGCTGCAGGCGGCCAGTACCGCCCGGTGGCAGGGGAAGGTCCGGTTCCCGGCATGTAGCAGAACGTCAGTGAAGAGCCTCTGCTGCCGCAGGGCATTAAGGTGCATCAGCACGCTGTCTGCGTAGGACGACTTGTGGAACAGGTAGATGTTCATGGAGCCAGAGCTTGTCCGCGACTTGCGGTTCTCATGGACAATGATGGACATTTTCATTGAACCCTACATGAGAAGAAAGGGAGGAAAAGTTACAATGGTAAGCGCGAgagtgaaatatttaaaatatgccTATATAAACTGGTAATGTTTCATTCCACTGCAATTTGGAACCGCAGACAATCGACACGTATTAATAATTCATTTGCACAGACGATGCGGTTAACGCAGTAAAGCAGGGGCTCGCAAGTGCCTTTTAAGTCTCAGTAGCCAACTGCAAGCAAAATAAGTAcgataaacatttaaatactcCGTGTACAGTAATTCTTATATGATTGGCTCATATTAGCACCCAGTATCAACGTAAATAAATGAGTAGCGCATAGTTTGTTTGACAAACGAGTTAAAGCAGCAGGAAACGGAAGCGTTTCAGCCAAGTTATCGCCGTAACCTCACATTGAAACACAGCAGCTTATACGCATTGCAAATAGCGATAAGGCGGCTGCGATCAGCCTTACGGGAATATATACCGCTTACATCTGTTAGAGATGGTAACTGAATAgcgtttattatattttacataacGCTACAACACATTTGCAAATACTTAGATGCACTCAATATACTTTATGCATTGTTTTATAACAAATCTATTTCTTTTGTACAGCTtttctaaaattattttaatgcgACATTACGTACCTATTAAGTTAAAACGGGGTGACGATTTACTGGCTTGGTAATTATACCAGCCCAATGAATAAAAAATTCAGATAAATACACTTGATCTTGCAGACGGCTGCTGCACGTGACGGCGCAGCAGTGACGCTCATTGTTTAATTGCTTTCCTCATTGTCGATCTGATAATTAATAGATAACGTGTAGTCATGAAAGGACTGGGAAAGTCACGCAGAAAGTCGGCGATCA
This is a stretch of genomic DNA from Paramormyrops kingsleyae isolate MSU_618 chromosome 7, PKINGS_0.4, whole genome shotgun sequence. It encodes these proteins:
- the enc1 gene encoding ectoderm-neural cortex protein 1, with protein sequence MKMSIIVHENRKSRTSSGSMNIYLFHKSSYADSVLMHLNALRQQRLFTDVLLHAGNRTFPCHRAVLAACSRYFEAMFSGGLRESQAREVNFHDSIHPEVLELLLDYAYSSRVIINEENAESLLEAGDMLEFQDIRDACAEFLEKNLHPTNCLGMLLLSDAHQCAKLSELSWGMCLSNFPTICKTEDFLQLPKDILVQLLSHEELETEDERLVYESALNWVNFDLERRHCHLPELLRTVRLALLPAVFLMENVSTEELINRQVKSKELVDEAIRCKLKILQNDGVVTSLCARPRKTSHALFLLGGQTFMCDKLYLVDQKAKEIIPKADIPSPRKEFSACAIGCKVYVTGGRGSENGVSKDVWVYDTLHEEWCKAAPMLIARFGHGSAELKHCLFVVGGHTAATGCLPASPSVSLKQVEQYDPATNKWTMVAPLREGVSNAAVVSVKLKLFAFGGTSVSHDKLPKVQCYDPLENRWTVPATCPQPWRYTAAAVLGSQIFVMGGDTEFSACSAYKFSSETYQWTKVGDVTAKRMSCQAVASGNKLYVVGGYFGTQRCKTLDCYDPTLDTWNSITTVPYSLIPTAFVSTWKHLPA